The following proteins are encoded in a genomic region of alpha proteobacterium U9-1i:
- a CDS encoding RNA polymerase sigma-70 factor (ECF subfamily), producing the protein MKPADLARLFATEGPRLLRRLRRFRGRIAAEDVVQAAFTKMLEVDAAQIEEPRAYLARITRNLAIDELRKHERGGLSFVDEGELDRLGVEGSLTPEQMLIEGERFAHMTAIVLALPEKERLALVMFKLKGLSHAEIGERLGVSRHNVPNYLARALAKCAAAMAAFERAEGGPGGGAGA; encoded by the coding sequence GTGAAGCCGGCTGATCTCGCCCGCCTCTTCGCCACCGAGGGCCCTCGCCTGCTGCGGCGGCTGCGGCGCTTCCGGGGGCGCATCGCGGCCGAGGATGTGGTCCAGGCCGCTTTTACGAAGATGCTGGAAGTGGACGCCGCCCAGATCGAAGAGCCGCGGGCTTATCTCGCACGCATCACCCGCAATCTGGCGATCGACGAATTGCGCAAGCATGAGCGCGGCGGGCTCTCTTTCGTGGACGAAGGCGAACTGGATCGGCTGGGTGTTGAGGGCAGTCTCACGCCCGAACAGATGCTGATCGAAGGCGAGCGCTTCGCACATATGACCGCCATCGTGCTGGCCCTGCCCGAGAAGGAGCGCCTAGCCCTCGTGATGTTCAAATTGAAGGGCCTGTCGCACGCTGAGATCGGCGAACGCCTTGGCGTGTCGCGCCATAACGTGCCGAACTATCTTGCCAGGGCGCTTGCCAAATGCGCGGCGGCAATGGCTGCGTTCGAGCGCGCGGAAGGCGGTCCCGGCGGAGGCGCTGGCGCCTAA
- a CDS encoding sensory subunit of low CO2-induced protein complex (putative) — MDPRRIVRGSLGSAGLVLGRNEVPLTAARELIHGATRCVATALNNGAPMKRSIFAAACVAAASLSACAQQTAPTAETSPPAAEAATPSQTIVDAAIGSPDHSTLVAAVQAAGLVETLSGPGPFTVFAPTNAAFAKLPAGTVETLTQPANRGALTRILTYHVVAGRVSAADLGAQIDAGGGRATLTTVQGGTLTATREGSAIRLTDAGGGSATVTAADLNASNGVIHVIDTVVMPPAA, encoded by the coding sequence TTGGATCCGCGCCGGATCGTTCGTGGCTCGCTCGGCAGCGCGGGCCTCGTGCTGGGCCGCAACGAAGTTCCCCTCACGGCCGCGCGCGAGTTGATCCACGGCGCCACACGCTGCGTAGCAACAGCGTTGAACAACGGAGCCCCCATGAAAAGATCGATATTCGCAGCCGCTTGCGTAGCGGCCGCATCCCTCAGCGCATGCGCTCAACAAACCGCGCCGACCGCCGAAACCTCCCCGCCCGCCGCGGAGGCTGCAACACCCAGTCAAACCATCGTCGATGCGGCGATAGGCTCGCCAGACCATTCCACGCTGGTGGCGGCTGTACAGGCGGCCGGATTGGTTGAAACGCTTTCGGGCCCCGGTCCCTTCACCGTGTTCGCGCCGACAAACGCAGCCTTTGCAAAATTGCCTGCGGGAACCGTGGAGACGCTGACGCAACCTGCAAATCGCGGCGCGCTGACGCGCATCCTCACCTATCATGTCGTTGCTGGACGCGTGAGCGCCGCCGACCTCGGCGCGCAGATCGACGCCGGCGGCGGCAGAGCAACGCTGACCACGGTACAAGGCGGCACGCTGACCGCAACGCGCGAGGGTTCAGCAATTCGCCTGACCGACGCCGGCGGCGGCAGCGCGACGGTGACGGCCGCCGACCTCAACGCGTCGAACGGCGTCATCCATGTGATCGACACTGTGGTGATGCCACCGGCTGCGTAA
- a CDS encoding sensory box histidine kinase/response regulator yields MVSYARLERFWERLSGDAGRGVSLLQSTRKRLLTFTALLTFAVALLWVALTGPAMLQQRPLLALACATVPFLFLPFPYLALRTSLDLDILALGYLTTLYVAVALTAATLGGAVSTTSFFLLLVPLLATLLMGIRAGLFWVAIVALTYAGLDIFRGLLPGPAFELTGNWPNDQVGVSEVSRWNAIMLTLLALAASLSVANFRAVVSRSSALLAAAAGKTQDAVHARAVAETVNRLRAEFIANVSHELRTPLNAIIGYSELLIETAGERGDEVGAADNRRVLEAAAKLRSMVNDIMKLSAIDAGRVGIEMEEVNIEALARDAVAALAPAAARNGNRIDLSCEGDLTQCRTDGVKLDSCLRTLLSHAIAFTRDGTVSVRASATQESGRAVLCLEVEDSGEGVEQAAIEYLFEPFAQTGDAKLARLDGPALGLALCRRLARLMGGDLAAKPSSAGGVHFTLTVAINADAEREAA; encoded by the coding sequence ATGGTTTCCTACGCGCGGCTTGAACGGTTTTGGGAGCGGCTTTCGGGCGATGCCGGCAGGGGCGTCTCGCTCCTCCAGTCCACGCGCAAGCGGCTGCTCACATTTACCGCGCTGTTGACCTTTGCTGTGGCGCTGCTTTGGGTGGCGTTGACGGGACCTGCAATGCTTCAGCAGCGGCCGCTGCTGGCGCTCGCTTGCGCCACGGTCCCTTTTCTCTTTCTACCGTTTCCCTATCTGGCGCTGCGCACGTCGCTCGATCTCGACATCCTCGCCCTAGGCTATCTGACGACGCTCTATGTAGCCGTCGCATTGACTGCGGCCACTTTAGGGGGCGCCGTTTCGACCACGTCGTTTTTTCTCTTGTTGGTCCCTTTGCTGGCGACCTTGCTCATGGGCATTCGGGCGGGACTGTTTTGGGTGGCCATCGTCGCCTTGACGTACGCCGGCCTCGACATCTTCCGCGGGCTCTTGCCTGGGCCCGCGTTCGAGCTCACCGGAAACTGGCCGAACGACCAAGTGGGCGTCTCGGAAGTTTCGCGCTGGAACGCAATCATGTTGACGCTGCTGGCGCTTGCGGCGAGCCTTTCAGTCGCCAATTTCCGCGCCGTGGTCTCTCGATCGAGCGCGCTTTTGGCCGCCGCCGCCGGCAAGACGCAGGACGCCGTTCACGCGCGCGCCGTCGCCGAGACAGTGAACCGCTTGCGCGCTGAGTTCATCGCCAATGTGAGCCACGAGCTGCGCACGCCGCTCAACGCCATTATCGGCTATAGCGAGCTTTTGATCGAGACCGCTGGCGAACGCGGCGATGAAGTCGGCGCTGCCGATAATCGCCGCGTGCTTGAGGCGGCCGCGAAGTTGCGGAGCATGGTCAACGACATCATGAAGCTTTCGGCGATCGACGCGGGGCGCGTGGGCATCGAGATGGAAGAGGTGAATATCGAGGCCTTAGCGCGCGATGCGGTGGCCGCTTTGGCGCCAGCGGCGGCGCGCAATGGCAATCGCATTGATCTCTCGTGCGAGGGGGATCTGACCCAGTGCCGAACCGACGGGGTCAAACTCGATTCTTGTTTGCGCACGCTCCTCTCGCACGCCATTGCCTTCACCCGGGATGGGACCGTGAGCGTTCGCGCGTCGGCCACGCAGGAAAGCGGGCGCGCCGTGCTTTGCCTTGAAGTCGAGGATAGCGGAGAGGGCGTGGAACAGGCCGCGATTGAGTATCTGTTCGAGCCCTTCGCCCAGACCGGCGACGCCAAGCTCGCGCGTTTGGATGGACCAGCGCTTGGGCTGGCGCTTTGCCGGCGCCTTGCCCGGCTCATGGGCGGGGACCTCGCCGCCAAGCCGTCTTCGGCAGGTGGCGTGCACTTTACCCTCACGGTTGCGATCAATGCCGACGCTGAAAGAGAGGCGGCTTAG
- a CDS encoding integral membrane protein TerC, whose translation MDFLTAEYASQPVWLWLSFLAFIGFLLWLDLGLLNRKDGVVSPAKSAMMWAGFASLALVFGLYVGFVYEPDPRFYSSPDNLNQQAVIQYFTGYLLETALAFDNIFVISLIFTYFAVPREYQHRVLFWGIIGAIVFRALFISMGAAVVNSWTWVLYIFAGFLIWTGWKMLTGHGQEMKLEDNKLLAFVRRRMRVTETIQNHNFFVRRTDPASGKLVLFATPLFLALIMVETADIIFAVDSVPAIFAVTRDPFIVYTSNIFAILGLRSMYFMLAAAVERFKYLKYGLSLVLVLIGAKIIWNFGLSKELGWAPYFEPHWALMMTLALIGGAMIYSLYRTRAPKPERV comes from the coding sequence ATGGATTTTCTCACCGCTGAATATGCGAGCCAACCGGTTTGGTTGTGGCTGAGTTTTCTCGCTTTCATCGGTTTTCTGCTGTGGCTCGATCTTGGCCTTCTCAATCGCAAAGACGGCGTCGTCTCGCCCGCCAAGAGCGCGATGATGTGGGCGGGCTTTGCCTCGCTCGCGCTCGTGTTTGGTCTTTATGTCGGCTTTGTCTATGAGCCCGACCCGCGTTTTTACAGCTCGCCCGACAATCTCAATCAGCAGGCCGTCATCCAGTACTTCACGGGCTATCTGCTGGAGACCGCGCTCGCTTTCGACAACATTTTCGTCATCTCACTCATCTTCACCTATTTTGCAGTGCCGCGTGAGTATCAGCACCGCGTGCTGTTCTGGGGCATTATCGGCGCCATCGTCTTCCGCGCCCTCTTCATTTCGATGGGTGCGGCCGTCGTCAATTCCTGGACCTGGGTGCTCTACATCTTCGCCGGTTTCCTGATCTGGACCGGCTGGAAGATGCTCACCGGCCATGGCCAGGAGATGAAGCTCGAAGACAACAAGCTCCTCGCTTTCGTGCGCCGGCGCATGCGCGTGACCGAGACGATTCAGAACCACAATTTCTTCGTCCGGCGCACCGATCCCGCAAGCGGCAAGCTCGTACTCTTTGCCACGCCGCTTTTTCTGGCGCTCATCATGGTGGAGACCGCCGACATCATCTTCGCGGTAGACTCAGTGCCGGCGATCTTTGCCGTCACCCGCGACCCCTTCATCGTCTACACGTCCAACATCTTCGCCATCCTTGGCCTGCGGTCGATGTATTTCATGCTCGCGGCCGCCGTGGAGCGCTTCAAGTACCTGAAGTATGGGCTCTCTCTGGTGCTGGTGCTGATCGGCGCCAAGATCATCTGGAATTTCGGCCTCTCGAAAGAACTTGGCTGGGCCCCTTATTTCGAGCCGCATTGGGCTCTGATGATGACGCTGGCCTTGATTGGCGGCGCGATGATCTATTCGC
- a CDS encoding integral membrane protein TerC — protein MDYVQTFLLAEFLGKANWIWLAFIGAVMALLAFDLGVVNRKDHEIGVAESLRLSAFYIAIGLGFAFVIWQLYNNSSPTASIDPQLLAASGPERAWTAVQLYLTGFAVEKTLALDNVFVISMVFAYLAIPRMYQHRVLFWGIIGVIVLRALMIGLGAALVSQFSWVLYVFAVFLIITGIMMFAKGGEHQDVGENKILLWLKKRLQVTPDLHGAKFRVQLPDPKTGKLKWVATPLLLALLFVEIVDLVFAIDSVPAIFAITSDPYIVYTSNIFAILGLRALFFALAAIVERFKYLKYALALTLVFIGSKIFLGDLFPGGKFPAEWSLTITMGLIAGGVIYSLWKTRNATVQNSVRP, from the coding sequence ATGGATTATGTCCAAACGTTTCTGCTCGCCGAATTTCTCGGCAAGGCCAATTGGATCTGGCTTGCGTTCATCGGCGCAGTCATGGCGCTGCTCGCCTTCGATCTCGGTGTCGTCAACCGCAAAGACCATGAGATCGGCGTCGCGGAATCGCTTCGGCTCTCAGCCTTCTACATAGCGATCGGACTCGGCTTCGCGTTTGTGATCTGGCAGCTCTACAACAATTCCTCGCCAACAGCCTCGATTGACCCGCAATTGCTCGCAGCGTCGGGGCCCGAGCGCGCCTGGACCGCGGTTCAACTCTATCTCACGGGTTTTGCCGTCGAGAAAACGCTCGCGCTCGACAACGTCTTCGTCATCTCGATGGTGTTTGCCTATCTGGCGATCCCGCGCATGTACCAGCACCGGGTGCTGTTCTGGGGCATTATCGGCGTCATCGTGCTGCGAGCGCTAATGATCGGCCTGGGGGCCGCTTTGGTCTCACAATTTTCGTGGGTGCTTTATGTCTTTGCCGTCTTCTTGATCATCACCGGCATCATGATGTTCGCCAAAGGCGGCGAGCATCAAGACGTCGGCGAAAACAAGATTCTGCTTTGGCTGAAGAAGCGTCTCCAGGTCACGCCCGATTTGCATGGCGCCAAGTTTCGCGTGCAACTCCCTGACCCAAAAACGGGGAAGCTCAAGTGGGTGGCGACCCCGCTCTTGCTGGCGCTCCTGTTTGTCGAGATCGTCGACCTCGTGTTCGCGATCGACAGTGTGCCGGCGATCTTCGCCATCACCAGCGATCCTTACATCGTCTATACGTCCAACATCTTCGCCATTCTGGGCTTGCGCGCGCTTTTCTTTGCGCTGGCCGCCATTGTCGAGCGCTTCAAATACTTGAAATATGCGCTCGCGCTCACCTTGGTGTTTATCGGCTCGAAGATCTTTCTCGGCGATCTCTTCCCGGGCGGCAAGTTTCCGGCTGAATGGTCGCTCACCATCACGATGGGGCTTATCGCCGGCGGCGTGATCTACTCGCTGTGGAAGACACGCAACGCCACCGTCCAGAATTCGGTCCGACCATGA
- a CDS encoding Zn-dependent protease with chaperone function gives MKDETTSMKLKPISRRTLIGIAGSSLIVAACSDNAATGRRQFVLISDAELAALGQEAWRDALQRLPRVDDAAMQRRLSRIGQKIAEVSPTATDHDWEFVVFDAPEINAFVLPGGKVGFFRGLIDEARSDDEIAAVMGHEIGHVEARHAAERMSQQAALELGVSIAAAALSEEYGRNAETIAGALGAGALYGVILPYSRMQELEADRLGVRLMTSAGYDPSGALLFWRRMASDGAGALEWMSTHPADARRLAELEALVGQRETQ, from the coding sequence ATGAAGGACGAGACGACCAGCATGAAGCTTAAGCCAATCTCGCGGCGCACCCTTATCGGCATCGCCGGCTCGAGCCTGATCGTCGCCGCATGCAGCGATAACGCCGCCACAGGCCGGCGACAGTTTGTTCTGATTTCGGATGCTGAACTGGCAGCGCTTGGGCAGGAAGCTTGGCGTGACGCGCTTCAGCGTTTGCCGCGCGTGGATGATGCGGCGATGCAGCGGCGGCTTTCGCGTATCGGCCAGAAGATTGCCGAGGTCTCGCCCACGGCAACCGACCACGACTGGGAGTTCGTTGTGTTCGACGCTCCTGAGATCAACGCGTTCGTGCTGCCTGGCGGCAAGGTCGGTTTCTTCCGCGGCCTCATCGACGAGGCGCGTTCAGATGACGAGATCGCTGCGGTCATGGGCCACGAGATCGGTCACGTCGAAGCCCGTCACGCCGCGGAGCGCATGAGTCAGCAAGCGGCTCTCGAACTTGGCGTTTCGATTGCCGCAGCAGCGCTATCGGAGGAATACGGACGCAATGCGGAAACGATCGCCGGCGCGTTGGGAGCAGGCGCCCTCTACGGCGTCATCCTGCCCTATTCGCGCATGCAGGAACTGGAGGCCGATCGCCTGGGCGTCAGGTTGATGACGAGCGCCGGCTACGATCCATCCGGCGCGCTTTTGTTTTGGCGGCGCATGGCGAGCGATGGCGCCGGCGCGTTGGAATGGATGTCCACCCATCCCGCCGATGCGCGCCGGCTTGCTGAACTCGAAGCTCTGGTAGGGCAGAGGGAAACGCAGTGA
- a CDS encoding membrane protein (FIG005935) produces MAFEDFQNQDTRTQARGASADSFYDAGLRQHMLGIYNYVFAGLGLSGGVAYFLIASGASALFFAGPGQFTPLGWVALFAPLGLLLLASFNAARLSTGATHAIYWSVAALQGVSLAVLFQAFTGQSIAQIFFVTAAAFGALSLFGYTTKKSLSGMSTFLMIGLIGVVIAFLVNLFVQSSLLHFVASVIGVLVFAGLTAFDTQRLKTEYIAGVSGDAAAKAQVWGALSLYLNFINLFQLLLSLFGQREE; encoded by the coding sequence ATGGCCTTCGAAGATTTCCAGAACCAGGACACGCGAACGCAAGCACGCGGAGCGTCGGCGGACAGCTTCTACGACGCTGGCCTCCGCCAGCACATGCTGGGCATCTACAATTATGTGTTTGCGGGGCTCGGCCTCAGCGGCGGGGTCGCTTATTTTCTGATCGCGAGCGGCGCAAGCGCGCTTTTCTTTGCAGGGCCTGGACAATTTACGCCGCTCGGCTGGGTCGCGCTGTTTGCCCCGCTCGGCCTTCTTCTGCTGGCCTCGTTCAACGCGGCGCGCCTGAGCACTGGCGCGACCCACGCGATCTATTGGAGTGTCGCCGCACTGCAGGGCGTCAGCCTCGCCGTCCTCTTCCAAGCCTTCACCGGCCAATCGATCGCTCAGATCTTCTTCGTGACCGCGGCGGCGTTCGGCGCCTTGAGCCTTTTTGGGTACACGACAAAAAAATCGCTCTCCGGCATGAGCACGTTTTTGATGATTGGCCTCATCGGCGTCGTCATCGCCTTCCTCGTCAATCTCTTCGTGCAGTCGAGCCTCTTGCATTTCGTTGCGTCGGTGATCGGCGTCTTGGTATTTGCCGGCCTCACCGCCTTTGACACCCAGCGCCTCAAAACCGAGTACATCGCTGGCGTTTCCGGCGACGCGGCGGCGAAGGCGCAAGTCTGGGGCGCGCTCAGCCTCTATCTCAACTTCATAAACCTCTTCCAATTGCTGCTCTCCCTGTTTGGGCAGCGCGAAGAATAG
- a CDS encoding transcriptional regulator of LysR family translates to MPSQKPRLVNLDLDLVRAFVAVAEAKNFTRAGVRLGRTQSTVSLQVKRLEEQLDAELFTRDPRKVVLTGHGEALLTHARRLLRLNDEIVGEMLEHGLEGEVRFGAPEDFATTHLPGILGDYARAYPHVSLSVTCDLTLKLMDKMSQGELDLALIKREPVGADVGVPVWREHLVWVGAGEDVLPKDAPVPLIAAPAPCVYRKRATAALDAAGMPWRIAYTSPSLAGQHAALRAGLGVTALPTEMVPEDLMIFGPEQAFPSLADAEIALIRAGKTLPVAAERLANFILASLDAARAAN, encoded by the coding sequence ATGCCCAGTCAGAAGCCTCGCCTCGTCAATCTCGATCTTGATCTTGTCCGCGCGTTCGTGGCGGTCGCGGAGGCGAAGAACTTTACCCGCGCCGGCGTGCGGCTGGGGCGCACGCAATCGACTGTGAGCTTGCAGGTCAAACGGCTGGAAGAACAATTGGACGCAGAACTCTTCACGCGCGACCCGCGCAAGGTGGTTTTGACGGGCCACGGCGAGGCGCTGCTTACGCATGCGCGCAGGCTCCTGCGCCTCAATGACGAAATTGTCGGCGAGATGTTGGAGCACGGACTTGAAGGCGAAGTGCGCTTCGGCGCGCCGGAGGATTTCGCCACGACGCATCTGCCGGGCATTTTGGGCGATTACGCGCGCGCCTACCCCCATGTCAGCCTCTCGGTCACCTGCGATCTGACACTGAAGCTGATGGACAAGATGAGCCAGGGTGAACTCGATCTGGCGTTGATCAAGCGCGAGCCCGTTGGCGCCGATGTCGGTGTTCCGGTGTGGCGCGAGCATCTGGTATGGGTCGGCGCCGGCGAAGACGTATTGCCCAAGGACGCGCCTGTGCCGTTGATCGCAGCACCCGCGCCATGCGTCTATCGTAAGCGCGCAACGGCTGCGTTGGATGCAGCGGGAATGCCGTGGCGCATCGCCTACACAAGCCCCTCGCTCGCCGGCCAGCATGCAGCCCTGCGCGCAGGGCTTGGCGTGACAGCGCTGCCCACGGAAATGGTCCCAGAGGATTTGATGATCTTCGGTCCTGAGCAGGCGTTTCCATCGCTTGCCGACGCCGAGATCGCGCTCATTCGCGCCGGAAAGACGCTTCCGGTCGCCGCTGAGCGGCTCGCAAACTTCATTCTGGCCTCGCTCGATGCTGCGCGCGCGGCGAACTAA
- a CDS encoding outer membrane protein V, producing MKFVAALIGALAAAGGASAQENEWRVTMGAGGIFAPAYEGDDDYRLSLVPNIEVRYGERFTASVQNGARYRVVDAPVWRLGPIARIKFARDEDGAQAFAVSGEDSDDLRGLGDVDASLELGVFADYVLGAVTLSAEARQAVSGHESWVADLGASWSGRSRAFTRDIMWSAGPRVRMVGDGYNEAYFGVTASQAAASGLPLYDAAGGLYSYGFGASAVAPLSSDGRWALVGLASYDRLTGDAADSPLVRERGAADQATLGLVLSRRL from the coding sequence ATGAAATTTGTCGCCGCCCTAATCGGTGCGCTTGCAGCGGCGGGCGGCGCCTCCGCGCAAGAAAATGAGTGGCGCGTCACGATGGGCGCAGGCGGTATCTTCGCGCCCGCTTATGAAGGCGACGACGATTATCGCCTCTCGCTCGTGCCAAACATAGAAGTGCGTTACGGCGAGAGGTTTACAGCTTCAGTCCAAAACGGCGCGCGCTATCGCGTTGTCGATGCGCCGGTGTGGCGTTTGGGACCGATCGCGCGCATCAAATTCGCAAGGGACGAGGATGGCGCCCAAGCCTTTGCAGTGTCCGGCGAGGATAGTGATGATCTGCGCGGCCTGGGCGACGTCGACGCCAGCTTAGAGCTTGGCGTCTTCGCGGACTATGTGCTGGGCGCTGTTACCTTGAGCGCTGAGGCCCGCCAAGCTGTGTCGGGGCACGAGAGTTGGGTTGCAGACCTCGGCGCGAGCTGGAGCGGGCGCAGCCGGGCGTTTACGCGTGACATCATGTGGTCGGCTGGACCCCGGGTCCGGATGGTCGGCGATGGCTATAACGAAGCGTACTTTGGCGTCACAGCAAGCCAAGCGGCCGCATCTGGCCTGCCGCTCTACGATGCCGCCGGCGGCCTTTATTCGTATGGCTTTGGCGCGAGCGCCGTCGCGCCATTGTCGTCCGATGGCCGGTGGGCGCTGGTGGGGCTCGCAAGTTATGATCGGTTGACCGGCGATGCAGCCGACAGCCCGTTGGTTCGCGAGCGCGGCGCTGCTGACCAAGCCACGCTGGGACTCGTGCTCAGCAGACGCTTGTAA
- a CDS encoding short-chain dehydrogenase/reductase SDR produces the protein MTALHSFGAGYRAAVFGASGGIGAALVALLQADEHCASVHAGARVTPGAGAKLLPFAFDLEDEGSISVAAQEIAARSRELDLVIVATGLLHDGALVPEKTMRALGGADLARLYAINAIGPALIAKHMLPLLSRERKSVFAALSARVGSIADNRLGGWHGYRASKAALNQLIRTCAIELAMKNKRAICVTLHPGTVDTGLSRPFQAAVRPDALFSAPTSAAHLLQVIDGLTASQSGQLLAWDGRTIPF, from the coding sequence GTGACCGCACTCCACTCATTTGGCGCTGGCTATCGCGCGGCCGTGTTCGGCGCATCCGGCGGCATTGGCGCAGCCCTCGTCGCCTTGCTGCAGGCCGATGAACATTGTGCTTCCGTCCACGCCGGCGCGCGCGTTACCCCCGGCGCGGGTGCGAAACTGCTGCCGTTCGCGTTCGATCTCGAGGATGAAGGATCGATCAGCGTCGCCGCGCAAGAGATCGCGGCGCGGTCAAGAGAGCTCGATCTCGTCATCGTCGCCACGGGCCTGCTGCACGATGGCGCGCTGGTCCCGGAAAAGACCATGCGCGCGCTCGGCGGCGCTGACTTGGCCCGGCTCTACGCCATTAACGCCATCGGGCCTGCGCTTATCGCCAAGCATATGCTGCCGCTTCTGTCGCGCGAGCGAAAGTCCGTGTTCGCGGCTCTCTCGGCGCGCGTGGGCTCGATCGCGGACAATAGACTGGGCGGCTGGCACGGCTATCGCGCCTCAAAGGCCGCGCTCAATCAGCTCATCCGCACTTGCGCCATCGAACTCGCGATGAAGAACAAACGCGCGATTTGCGTGACGCTCCATCCAGGCACGGTCGACACCGGCCTTTCGCGCCCGTTTCAAGCAGCCGTTCGCCCAGATGCATTGTTCAGTGCTCCAACGAGCGCTGCGCATCTGCTTCAAGTGATCGATGGATTGACGGCTTCCCAGTCCGGCCAGCTTCTGGCCTGGGACGGCAGGACCATCCCCTTTTGA
- a CDS encoding membrane protein yields the protein MTVTLFQRLSVLAAACIAIGASFLQATGALELTPAEFANAGASTVRAASYAFAIWGLIYAGLLIYAVYQLVPGWANDKVLQRFGWPSALSMLAIGAWLAAAGADWRWMTVALIALAALALIIPLISPPLAMRRRDAMMVVTPLALLAGWLTIATALNAVTVLTSEGFVREDLATWWAIGALAASAAVAIFVLLRSDALAYPLPLIWGLIAVFAAERDHRPEAAWFAAACAPLLAVLLLWRASRALKQQRQ from the coding sequence ATGACCGTGACCCTATTTCAACGCCTGAGCGTGCTCGCCGCCGCGTGCATCGCGATTGGCGCGTCTTTCCTGCAGGCGACCGGCGCGCTTGAATTGACGCCGGCGGAATTTGCAAACGCCGGCGCAAGTACGGTCCGGGCCGCATCCTACGCGTTCGCGATCTGGGGCCTCATCTATGCGGGCTTGCTGATCTACGCCGTCTACCAACTCGTTCCCGGCTGGGCGAACGATAAAGTTTTGCAGCGCTTTGGTTGGCCGTCAGCTCTCTCCATGCTCGCGATCGGGGCCTGGCTCGCCGCGGCCGGCGCCGATTGGCGCTGGATGACCGTCGCGCTCATCGCGCTCGCCGCCCTTGCGCTCATCATCCCGCTCATATCGCCGCCTCTGGCAATGCGCCGGCGCGATGCGATGATGGTTGTGACGCCACTTGCTCTGCTTGCGGGTTGGCTCACGATCGCGACCGCGCTCAACGCCGTCACGGTTCTCACGTCCGAAGGCTTCGTGCGCGAAGACCTCGCGACATGGTGGGCGATTGGGGCCCTCGCCGCCTCAGCCGCGGTCGCCATCTTCGTCTTGCTGCGGAGCGACGCGCTTGCCTACCCGCTGCCCTTGATCTGGGGCCTTATCGCCGTGTTCGCGGCTGAACGTGATCACCGGCCGGAGGCGGCGTGGTTTGCCGCCGCGTGCGCACCTCTTCTTGCCGTGCTCCTGCTGTGGCGCGCATCACGCGCCTTGAAGCAGCAGCGGCAGTGA